ATAAGCAAATAACTGAAAACCAACTCCCTCCATGTTTTTCATTTAAATGTGGACAGCCTGGGAAGCTTGTCCCTCAGATAATACAACCTTGCCCTCCGAACCTTCCTGTGTTTGACTACTTTTATTTCCTTGATATTCGGTGAGTAGCTGTAATATTAAAAAAGAAGATGACATGATAATGGTTAAATGATACAAAAAATTCATCACTCTAAGAAGGAaactgaaaatataaatttaaaggaAATATCAATGGCAGGTTGATGAATACAAAACTTTCCTAGTTCATATTATCAGAGTCAGAATGCAGGACAAGCTTCATGAGTTTCAATTATCTAACCTACAACTTCTGAAGCTTCAAGAGCATTTTGTACTCCGACATGATGCGTATAAAGACCAAGAAATGAGTTGAATCAGTGAGTACAAATGATCAGAAAACCAGCTTTCTGTAGAAAGCTGTTGTTCACCAACAACAACTCTAATCTAATTGACTAAcccttttaaaataaatatcacACTTAACGGCTAACATAACTTCTAATATCCTCTATAATGAGCAACATTTAACCTGATCTTCATAGTTTATCATATGCACAGAGGAGCATTAGCAAAAAAGCTGCTTTGCAAAAGAACATAAGAAAGGAGATTGTCAGAAATACTCACAGAGGGAATACAATTTCAACCCCTATGCCAGCAATGATCCTCCGAACCCTAATTGTACTGTGAATACCAGCATTTTGCCTGGAAATTACAATTCCTTTGTAGATGGACAATCTACGCCTATTTTCTGGTACTTCCTGTTAATGAACCACATAAATCAAATATCAAAAACATTATACTTGTACCAGAGAAAACATCACTAACAAAAAAAGCCAGAAGAGAAAAATAGGAAATGCAGTTACCAATTTAATCTGCAGAACATCTCCAGTCCTGATATCTGGAATTGGCCTTTCTTTATCTGATGCTTCAATTGCTCTTTTATTCAATATCTACACAAGCAATTTCCTCAGGaaacaaaaacacaaaattGCACAAAAGTTGAAAGAGAGCAATCAATTTAGTACCCCCATTATATCTCCAAGTTTAACTATTGGCTTTCTTGGTTCTTTAACTTCGGCCTTCACCTCACCATCTTCAGAAACTGCTCCCTCTCCTAATTCTTCCGTCTCCTGTTCAACATCTACACTCTCTTCCGCTACCTCACCACCTGCAGAGCCCTCCGATTCTGCTCCGGCAACAAACCTCTGTCTAGAAAATGCGGAGATGACTGCGTCGAGATTTGATGAATTCGACAAACCCCGATTAACCGAAACCCGATGAGACGAATTGAAGAGGGAGGAACCGCGATTGACTGTTGCAGAAAAACCAAAATTCCTTGGAGCAACGCATTGGGTGGGTTTCCTCGGAATTATAACAAGCGCCTGcaaatttcaaatataaagAGGATATTAGGAAAAGAAGCCAGAAACATTTTCAAATGTAGAAATTGCAGTACCTGAGGAAGAATTTTGGAGCCCATTTTTTGAAAGAAGGAAGCTGGAGTTTGAAAGAAGCGGGGAAAGATAAACAGAGTCAATAAGAAGAAGCCATGTGAGAGCTGGTTTGAGTGGTTAAGTAAGGATTGCAAGCAGAGAGAAATTGAAGTAACATAAGAAGTGAAAGAAAGAAAGCCTTATCCGGTGTTAGAGAGGAAGTGTTGAAGCTCTACAGTAAGGTGAAACGAACCGTTTTATCCTAAAGTGATCAAATAGACAAACTGGGCCGAGTTCAATAGGTTTGAAAGTTGAGCGTACTTTgatcaaaaaaagaaaaattaatagaaattcatttttaaaaaaaaaaactatttataactatgttAAAATcatagtaaaatcagtacttttaatatattttaagaattaaaatttataaattagaagtttataatatattttttagagtttgtgatttatgaattggagtctagaatttttaaattatgatgtaaaatcataatatatagagaataatgacatattaagaattaagtttgatgatatgacttagttgtaattttatacttaattataatatttatgtatttgatcaaaaaagaaaaaatgaaaaatgccCACAGACCGTTTGGTAGTTTTTTtcttagaaaataaaaaaataaagataaagataaaaataaaaataaaacaacaacaacaacaaagttttagtcctgaaatgattcgggatcggttAACATGAactatcatataaaaccgtgaaatcaagtcgtgtcagcggcataaattctctccctccactctgtcctatccactaccatattttcctcaatcccaataaactcatatcactctcgatcaccatCTTCCAAGTTTCCTTAGGTCtttccctacccctcaccactacatccctttgccactcttcagtcatCCTAACTgggcatcaagcgctcttcatCTTACAtgaccaaaccaccttagtcggtttttcctcattttattctcaatagatgtaacccctacttttgtcctaattatttcattactcacctgatcctttctcgtatgaccacacatctatctcaacatacgcatctccgccaccgacatcttatgaatgcgACAATGTTTCACTACCCAACattccgtaccatataacaatgttgGTCTGATtaccgtgcggtagaatttcccttcaatctattaggcatgtcggggtcacaaaggaaacccgtagcactcttccactttgaccaaccagatttaatcctatgagcaacatctccatctacttctccttccgtttggataatagaacCTAAATACCGGAAGTAATCTGAGGCCTGGACAACTCTctcatctagggtgattgtctctgcctccctactcctatcgctgctaaacttacactctaaatattttgtcttacttcggctcaacttaaagcctctagattccaaagtttgtctccatagttccatcTTCCTCTCCACATCTTTTTTCGTcccatcaaccaacacaatatcatctgcaaacaacatgcaccatggtataccatcttgaagtgaactcgttagttcatccataacaaTGGCAAAAAGAAACGGGctaagtgcggaaccttgatgcactccaatcgtaatagggaactctccagtcttcccaacactggtacgtacactcgtgcatgctccctcgtacatgtcctttatgatgtcaatatattttcgCGAAAAGCATTTCTtattaaggcccaccaaagtacttccatTGGTACCTTATCACATaccttctccaagtcaatgaaaaccatatgcaagtctttcttcttatttcgatagtgctccattaattgtctcattagatggatggcttccatagttgatcttcccagCATAAAGCCAagctggttttccgagatcttcaccgtcctccttagcctttgttcgatc
The DNA window shown above is from Euphorbia lathyris chromosome 1, ddEupLath1.1, whole genome shotgun sequence and carries:
- the LOC136209486 gene encoding large ribosomal subunit protein bL19cy-like codes for the protein MGSKILPQALVIIPRKPTQCVAPRNFGFSATVNRGSSLFNSSHRVSVNRGLSNSSNLDAVISAFSRQRFVAGAESEGSAGGEVAEESVDVEQETEELGEGAVSEDGEVKAEVKEPRKPIVKLGDIMGILNKRAIEASDKERPIPDIRTGDVLQIKLEVPENRRRLSIYKGIVISRQNAGIHSTIRVRRIIAGIGVEIVFPLYSPNIKEIKVVKHRKVRRARLYYLRDKLPRLSTFK